From Aegilops tauschii subsp. strangulata cultivar AL8/78 chromosome 5, Aet v6.0, whole genome shotgun sequence:
TGTCACCCGACATCTGCATTGTTAACTTCTACACCACTAGCGGGAAGTTAGGTTTTCATCAGGTATAAAAGAAAAGCTTTCTCTAACAATATGTTTCCATACATTACCATCATTACGCCTCATTTTTCTGCTACCAATCTATTGGATGAACTGGGCGCTCATAGATTAATTCAATAAACATGCATTTGTAGTATGCTGTACTAGCTGGACCTAATTGATTTGTGTTACTTCCTGTTTCACGAGCACTAGCTGGACCTAACTGATTTGTTTCACTTGACAGGACAATAATGAACAGAGATCTAGCCTTGCCAGGGGACTGCCTGTTGTTTCCTTTTCATTGGGCGACACTGCAGAATTCTTGTATGGCGATGTCAGAGATGATGATAAGgcttcaaagattaaacttgaaTCTGGTGATGTTCTGATATTTGGTGGTCAATCAAGGCACATATTCCATGGGGTCTCCAGCATTGCACCGAAAAGTGCACCGCTCTGGGTGACCGACAAGGCAAATCTTCGACCCGGGCGTCTGAACCTCACATTCAGGCAATACAATTACAAAGGGTCAGTCAACGTCACACCTGCTCCATTTGATACATGCGTATGTGACAACAATACTGCTCCATTGCAACATCTGAGACCTGGGATGGTTCTGTTGAAAAAGTTCTTGAAGGCCAATGATCAGGCATGTCTAACATTTATACATTTtgctcttttttctttttctctcgtGTTAATTTCTTCAGTTGGTATGAAAAGTTATTTCTATTCATGTTTATGTTTCTTCATGTGAAAATGTGCGTGCTCTTGACTGAAGTTTTATACCTCTAATCCCTCTGATCTGCACACTTGGCTGCAATTTTCATAATTCCTATATGCCATAAATATACATTTCCTTGGCTGATTGCATTATTGTGCTTCTTTTAGTATGTGATCGAATACGCCGAATTCATATCTGATGCTTATTTGTCGCATGTGTCAGGTTGAAATTTTCAAACTTTGCCATAATCTTGGTGTTAATGCAAGAGAGTGTTTGTGCTTAGGGAAGAAATGCAATCAATATTCCAACTCTTATGGAGATATGCGTCCATTTGATGGTGCTCAACCTGATATCCCTGAAATATTCAAGAAGCTCGTGGAAGATGCCATTGAAGCCTCCCATGAATTCCTGGAGCAAAGAAGGGGTACTTCCAATGCTTTGGTAGAGCTTCCTCCAATGTCACCAGATATGTGCACTGTTAGGTTCGACACAATTATCCCGACAATTGTTCTTCGTCAGGTACAAAAGAGCCGCTTTCTCCAGTAGCGTGCTTTTCGTCTTGCCACTAGCCTTTGATGTCCATCGACTGTAATTTATGGTCTTGTCTTTTGACAGGACACAGATGTAACAGAAACTAGCCTTGCCAGGGAATTGCCTGTTGTTTCCTTTTGGTTGGGCGACAGTGCAGAATTCTTGTACCCTGGCATAAGAGATGACGTGGCTTCAAAGATTGATCTTGAATCTGGGGATGTTCTAATTTTTGGTAGCCAATCAAGGAGAATATCCCATGCGGTTTCCAGCATCAAACCGAGAACTGCACCCATGTGGCTCGTCGACAAGACGGATCTTCAAGCTGGGCTTCTGAATCTCACATTCAGGCAATATTATCATGTTTGAAAATCGAGAGGCAATACTGATTGGTAGCATATTCAGTGCCTCCGTTTAGGCTAAATGCAAGTAGAAGTAGGGCACTCTGTCATGGTAAATTTAAGTACCCTGTTAGCAGAAGTCAGCAAGAACATCCAATATAGCTGTTGTAAAACCTGGGTTCATAGGTGTAATACTTTTGCTTCTTTCATGCGCAATGTTAAAGCTTTGCATATGCAAATCTCTGGAAGTCGGGATCATTTGTAGACAGGGATCGATTTGCTTTTCGCAGCTTCTGCTAAGATTTTTGTTTCTTGGTGACAGGTCACTCGCAGCACATCTGGTTTGCTCTGTTTGGATAGAAAGAAAGTGTAGGAACTTCGGAGGGCATACTTTTTTATGCCCGTCTCTCACAAGGACCAACAGGTATAGGGTCTGTTGGTGTTTATGCATACGGATCTATAATTTTATAGTGTGATTTTTGCAAACATGCCAAAATGTATCTAATAAATGTAATATTCCTTTTAATAATGATTTTTTTTACTAGTGATGTATGCACACATCACTctctctgtaaactaatataagaccGTTTAGATCACTAAGAGTAGGTTACTAGCGGCGTGTGCCCCTTTTGGCACACCATTTATAAGTTAATATTAGTATATTTTTCTAAATGTGGAAACATATTATTGGTAGCTTTCAGGAATAGTGACACACCACTAGTATTAAAGGAACCAGTGGTATGTTTGCAGAGAGCATGCCACCGGTAACTACGAGTGGCAAGGTAGTAGTGGCATACGCCGAGCACACCACCAATGGGCACACCCCGCATGGCACTAATAAGTAGATTTGTGAAAATAACTCAACAATCGCAAGACACAAAAGATCTCACTATGAAGCAGGCCAAGAAGCCACATGAAATGATGTTCAGAGAGTTGTTGTGATGTTTCAAGTTCGTCAAATAGATCCAGAGATTCCTCGCAACACATCACATGATCGAGAACTGAGAAGCTCATAACTAACTCCAAGCTGATCTTGTTGAGCATCCGTGGAAAATTCATAGGTCTTGATTATTGTGCTTCGTATCATGTTTTATTTGAATTATTGCCTCATGTGGACTCTATGCAGTTTTTGAATTTGAATGTTTAAATTTAAAAACAATGAATTTGAATTATTGATGAAATGTGTGCATTAGAAATATCAAGATTTGAATTAATATACTTTTGCAAATGTAGTTGAAATGGTATTCAAAACGATGAAAGAATTAGAAAAGGAGAAGTGTAGTGAGTGAAAGTTCGGGGGAAGGACTAGGTGCAGAAAATGTAAGTCCTTCAAATTTAGAGTGTTTGAACAGTAGGGGTGGAGCTTCGGCAGGGCTAATTTTTTTTCTTCTGGAAACTCCTGAGTAAATTGTTAAAAAATTAGCCGGTCTTCGGTTAAGCTTAACCCAAATTAGCATCATCAcaatattactccctccgttcctttttactccgcatataagatttgtgtcgagtcaaactttacaaactttgaccaaatttgtatgaaaaaatatcaacatctacaataccaaatatacataatatgaaactacattcCATAATGAATCTAAAGATATTCCTTTGGCCTTGTAAGTTTTGACATTTTTTCTATACGTTTGGTCAAaatagagatactttgacttcaAACGCAatttatatgcagactaaaaagaaacggagtgAGTCTATTACTGCAAATCTCATATGATAGACCAACAACAACTAGCATGTAAGCATATGGATCAAAGGCACATCTCAACAGAGAATACGAGGGCACTAGAAACTCTGTTGGAACAACTGTGAAGACGAACAGACGTCGAGCATGTATTCGAACTTGAGTGAGTAATCACGACGAGACACTCTTCAAAATCCTTATCGCCCCTCACTTGGTGCAGGTTCTCCCGAGTGGTGGACCAACATTACTCATCTAAAACATCACATTAATTCTTCATAGTTTATTTCAACCGCTTAGTTTAGCAATTTTCTGTTTGCTCTAGTACTTAGTTTAATTCTTCTTTTTTATCGTTTCCCCTAGCACCGACTAGAGTAAGCTATTTCCAAATTCCAGCTTGGGTGTGAGCATAGCTGCATAAGGGACAACGTAGTTATGGGGATAATAGTGCCTTCGTTTTTGCTCCTTGTGGGATCGGCAAATCTTACCTAATTCGAAATTCTTACAAAGTCATGTGCACTTGCAGGACATCTCACGTTAGATAACTTGTCCGACAAAGAGGATTATGCGGATGAAACGGCGATGATGCAGACGGTCCTTGTAGACGTGGAGCATGCGGAAGGGCATCTTCTCAATTTCAAGAGATTGATCAAGGGTCATCGAGTGCTGAATCGAAACAGGGCACAAGGACATTTGACATTGATCGACGACTGCTTTAACCCCGATGCCCTATTCACGAACAATTTTCGCCGGCGCTTTCGGATGCAAAAAAATGTGTTCGTTCGCCTCAACAATGGGCGTCCAGACCTGCGATGACTAATTCATGTTGAAGAAGGATGTCGTGGGAAGAATTGGATTCTTTGATTACCAGAAGTGCACGGTTGCATTGCGGTTTGCGGATGCTTGCAAATGACACGACCGCAGATTTGTGAGATGAGTATCTGCGGATGTCTAAGAGCACATGCGCAGACCCCATGTCAGATTTGCTACCGCGGTGGTCGAGGTGTTTGGACCTTGGTACTTGAGAGAACCAACAGTCGCACACACCGAAAGGCTCATGGCACTCTCGGAAGCAAGATGATGTCTAGGTATACTCGGATATCTTGATTGTATGCACTGAAGATGGAAGAACTGTCCATATGCTCTACAAGAGCATATGTCATGGTCATCTTAAGAAGTCTACCATCATCGTTAAAGTAGTTGCATtacaggacctctggatttggcacgTTTTCTTATCATCGTTAAAGTAGTTTCATtacaggacctctggatttggcacgTTTTCTTTGACAAGCCAGGGTttcacaatgacatcaatgtgATGAAGTGGTCTTTATTATTTTCTAGGTTGATTGAGCGACAAGCTCCTCCGTGCAACTATACTATCAGTGGACATGACTACAACATGGGACACCTATCTGGTAGAAAGTATCTATCCGCCGTAGAGGACTTTCGTCAAGACCATCTCTGAGTCAGTTGGTCATAAAATAGCTCACTCCGCCCAAGGACAAAAAAAGAGCTACAAACGATTCATAGAGGACATTTGGAGTGCTCCGAGCCTGTTTTATAGTTGTTTGAGGATCTGCAAAAATATGAGATCAGGATACCTTATAGCAGGTGATGAcatgtgagggagtcctggactaaggggtcctcgggcatccggcctgttattcattgggccgaactgatgggctgtgaagatacgaaggccgaagactatacccgtgtccggattggactttccttggcgtggaaggcaagctaggcgaccagctgtgaagattccttcttatgtaaccgactccatgtaaccctagatctctccggtgtctatataaaccggagagcatagtccggataggggacatccattaccatattcatataggctaggctcctagggtttagccattacgatctcgtggtagatcagctcttgtaacactcatattcatcaagatcaatcaagcaggaaatagggtattacctccatagagagggcccgaacctgggtaaacatcgtgtcccccgtctcctgttaccatcgatcctagacgcacagttcgggaccccctacccgagatctaccggttttgacaccgacattggtgctttcattgagagttccactgtgccgtctgcaaaggactcgatggccccttcgatcgtcagtaatgacgtcgtccagggagaaaccttcctccccggacaaatctttgtgttcgacgacttcgtactgcgggccaactcgcttggccatctggagcaggtcgacagctacgcccctggccatcaggtcagatttggaagcttgaactacgtcgcagatatctgtggagacttgatcttcaatggattcgagaccgcggcaattGCTCCCCCGTGCTCCGATGAACGTGACTTAGATCTGTCATCAGATTACgtccaggagatggatcctgttgctacAACGGCTTCAGAACCGAAGCAGACCGTGAcctccgaggccacaaagtccgcggcgttggagccgcacaagGACTGGACATCCTGCAACGAgcgcgtcaatggaactccggactcgtctccggctatacgttccggatcaggtgcgcctgcggacaccgggctggatcggttatcgatttttgaATTTAGCGCCACAGACAGCTTTtagcactcacctttgggcgacgtactaaactctttaaagaacttgtccttgaaGGAAGACCCACAACCGAACTAtattcggttcgagctagaggcggacgatgaggaattttgcttcccacctgccacccactttatagtcaccgtcgatgacttaaccgacgtgcttgactatggctccgaagacatcgacgatatggacgatgacgccaacaaggagcaaggccaagacccgccatttactggacgctggacggccacctcctcgtacgacgtatacatggtcgatacacctaaaggatctggcgacgacaaagaagagccagacaCGAATAAACCCtccgagacgcagtccaagcgccggcacCCCAAGTGCCGCTCTAAGCCTTGCCGCTCAAAAGATAGcaatactggcaccggagaaaatagtactccgggcgacgccgaagaccctgttggagctacatccgaataggaggaacatgacaacaggcaagacaaccctgatgaacaggccatagaagatgactcggaggacgatagttaccgtccaccctccgaggaggagacaagcctcggcaacgaagacttcatcgtgcctgaggatcctctggagcaggaacgctttaagcttcagctcatagccactgcaaggagcctgaaaaagaaacagcagcagcttcaagctgaacaagacctgctcgtcgacagatggactgacgtcctgacagccgaagaatacggcctcaagcacccagccaagagctacccgaaacgcagactgctacctcaattcgatgaggaagcaccggagcacacgtctccctcgcgtaatgcggaacgaccaccacgtggtcgagacagggcggccgaccagccaccccgcggtcggggtaaagcggcaactcaggccgaacagcagcctgccccaccgccccgaaaaaatagagacgaaagagttcggggtcacacgtacgacctccggcagacaCTGGACAGTAGActaggacatacaagatcgatctacggatcgcgaggatgtGCTTCGGGGCacacgacggctacctattcggacgtgacaaacctaaccatgCCCGAGCTGAATGCCGCAGACAGACTCCATCAGAGCTCCGCCGCGATGCGGCccgctatagaggcgccgcacaccctctctgcttcacagacgaggtgctggatcacgaattccctgaggggttcaagcctgtcaacattgaagcatacgacggcacaacctttcccgcagtatggatcgaggattttattctccatatccatatggctcgaggagatgacctccacgccatcaaatacctcccattaaagctcaaaggaccagctcgacactggttaaatagcctgcccgAGAATTCCATCgacagctgggaggacttggaagaggctttccttgataacttccaaggaacttatgtccggccaccagatgccgatgacttaagccacatagttcaacaacctggagaatcagccagaaaattttggactaggttcctaaccaaaaagaaccagatcgttgactgtccggatgccgaggccctagcagccttcaaacacagcatccatgatgaatggctagcacgccacctcggccaagaaaagccgaggtccatggcagccctcacggcacttatgacccgcttctgcgcgggagaggatagtaggctggctcgcagtacaaacacagccaacgaaacaggcccctccgaggccaaaagcAGCACCGacaagctccggcgcaacagacacaaacgccgaagcaatggcgataacaccgctgacactacagttcacgccggattcagtggctccaagtccggccagcgaaagaagccctataaaaggagcagcggaggaccatccagcttggaccgcatactcgatcgtccttgccagatacacggcaccccagacaaaccgaccaaccatactaacagagattgccgggtctttaaacaagctagcaagataaacaacagaaacaaggaaggggaatcacagagcgaggacgatgacgaggagccccggcagccgaacactggggggcaaaagaaacttccccctcaagtcaaaacggtaaacatgatatacgctacacacatccccaaaagggagcgcaaacgcgcacttagggacgtctatgcgttagagccagtcgccccgaaattcaatccgtggtcgtcattcccgatcaccttcgaccgccgagatcatccaaccagcatccgccatggcggttcagccgcactggtcctcgacccaatcatcggatttcacctgacacgagtcctaatggacggcggtagcagcctcaacctgctctatcaggacaaaGCACGCAAAATGAGCATAGACCCCTCACGAGTCAAGCCCACGAAGACTACTTTtagaggagtcataccaggcgtagaggcccgttgtacgggctcaataacgctggaggtagtattcggttccccggataacttccgaagcgaagaactaaCCTTCGATACCGCCccatttcgcagcggctatcacgccctGCTTGGACAAACCGCATTCGCTAGATttaacgcggtgccacattacgcttatctcaagctcaagatgctcggtccacgtggcgtcattacagtaaatggaaacacggaacgctccctccgtatagaggagcacaccgctgccctagcagcagaagtacagagcggccttctcaagcagcattataatccggctgccgagcccctggacatcattaagagggtccggaccacACCGCAACAGGACAACTCGGCTCGTCACGAGCCgaattagcaatttggcctccgtcccagcctcGATGAGGCCATGGCATTAAATACCGCACGTACATAAATTACGCACTCAAAACACCATGGGTATCGACGAAGGCATAACTCGTTCGCAATCCACAGTACGGCTTGACCGACCCTGGAATTTGCATGCTtttactttttctttttttaCGGGTTTCCTTCTCTTTTCGAGGTCTACACGGACAACCCGCCAGCAGAACACACCAAGGAAGCAGGGAGCTCTGGCTTACAAGGGAATCCCGAGGTGGTCTCTACTAAACTATTGCCATAATTGCTTTTCATACTCGCATGTAGCTCGCCCTTGGAGGCGGCgtgttaaatagccttacttgcttatcgcattacttgtacaaagtacgcctcgacgtactAGTTACACCACAATGGTGAATACACGGTAGCGTCAGCTTATTACTTCAATTTCCCGTTTCCTCACCTCGGTATTAATTACTCATCgcacacgtacaccatggtacgtattactacgccaggggcttcattataCCCCGCATCACGACAATAAAAgcccgaacacttttacagtatagttcagCACCCCGaactatagcattatatgcatcggctccgaatcatgtctttggtcaacagttgggttgcccggctcctgtgcttactaccttacgttccgctacatcggctagggtagtaaagggagaactactgcgattgtgtcccggttcttccagacgagcacctcagtagagaaagccgaaaactgactgtcatgatgcggtgagagccggtcagctgtttgagaggttccaaatcgttggagatttttttccgcttcttgcgaagaatcggttctTCCGATTAGGCGTGAATAAACGCccctaattcggccttccgaacaccagggcTTCGTCAAATTtcttaattgtcaaactcctatggctaagtgagggcggtaaaggccgcatagtctgattgccttgttcgttgcgctaaacaccttctttaaggaccagaatgtggagtaaagagtgtttagattcatcccgaacacccccatactatctacgtgggggcagaagccgacgactggtcaaccctcagatttaataaacggccgcacaggaggtaaaatctAAATGATAAGCATTATGCTACATAACATCCTTGTTCCATATTATAGGACAAGGTAATATAcatgttctcatgggaatataacatcctttgaacattgctccgccacaaggcgggacccctccagaacaccatcaaaatagtgctcgggtcgacgatgctccttgccttccggcggtccctcggtcatcagcttcttggcatccagcttcgcccaatgcgtcttgacgcgggcaaaggccatacgcgcaccttcaatacagaccgaccgcttcacggcttcgagccgcggacaggcactcagaagccgctgcacaagtctgaagtagctgctagatataggatcggcaggccacagccggactatcaggtccttcatggctagctctgccaacctgtgcagctcgaccaactgctttagctggtcgctgaagggcaccggatgttcggatcccagatgttgggaccagaatagcttctccgtggaCATCCCTTAttcggctctataatgctcggcAGCATCTGACACACTGTGCAGCAGACCCGTAAACACCCCTGGAAAATCCAAATTCAGGATAATTCTACATACTTGCTACGCATGGCGACAGACTTACCTGCCgtaatcttcttggccgcctgaatttcctggagggcgttTTGGGCTTCGGCTCGTGCATCCTGCGCGCTCTGGCGGGCCTTGGCCAATTCGGACTCTTGCGCCTTATAATTACGCTTCAAGGACTCAAATCTCTCTATC
This genomic window contains:
- the LOC109738412 gene encoding uncharacterized protein is translated as MAGGGGGRKPATSSSPSSRRQKPRASREFGPERSLESQKEGLCSSSPSVSSTESTLQMVIPGLLKSLDSPVQPPKSLDSPLQTVKQVQPRKSLDSLVQMVGSMQLSKSTESKSASSGSGAAGSDLGAAPFDICMGNSKGTVILKHGLLEINREKRRAKELSDIAPVQHLRPGMVLLKNFLKPDDQVKIIKHCRDLGVGPGGFYQPGYREGAKLSLRMMCLGKNWDPDSGSYGDIRRFDAAQPPKIPEELTKYVKDAIAASHEFLKQRGKGATNPDAELPVMSPDICIVNFYTTSGKLGFHQDNNEQRSSLARGLPVVSFSLGDTAEFLYGDVRDDDKASKIKLESGDVLIFGGQSRHIFHGVSSIAPKSAPLWVTDKANLRPGRLNLTFRQYNYKGSVNVTPAPFDTCVCDNNTAPLQHLRPGMVLLKKFLKANDQVEIFKLCHNLGVNARECLCLGKKCNQYSNSYGDMRPFDGAQPDIPEIFKKLVEDAIEASHEFLEQRRGTSNALVELPPMSPDMCTVRFDTIIPTIVLRQDTDVTETSLARELPVVSFWLGDSAEFLYPGIRDDVASKIDLESGDVLIFGSQSRRISHAVSSIKPRTAPMWLVDKTDLQAGLLNLTFRQYYHV